A section of the Triticum dicoccoides isolate Atlit2015 ecotype Zavitan chromosome 7A, WEW_v2.0, whole genome shotgun sequence genome encodes:
- the LOC119334022 gene encoding putative disease resistance protein At3g14460 codes for MAPTMQHLISMSQSAFLKGRSIQDNFLYVQNLVQSLHRAKKGAIFLKLDIAKAFDSVRWDYLLEVLCHMGFGQRCRDLIAIVLCSTSSRVILNGDPGLPFYHRCGLRQGDPLSPFLFLLAIEPLQRIFASATEAGILKPIAHNLASIRVSLYADDAALFLNPCRSEMMASQAILEAFGRISGLYTNFNKSSAFPICCDELAINEVLSEFAGTTDSFPCKYLGLPLSLRNLRRADLQTLIDKIAAKLAGWKGKLLNKAGRLTLINSVLTSITTYLLTMFAPSKWLIKRIDKLRRSFLWKGSEEEAKGGSCAVNWQLVCSPKKYGGLGIKNLSSFSRALRLRWAWFAWQCQPRPWFGMKLPCSEADMQLFHASTNIHLGNGQTASFWKSKWLDGAAPRDLAPSLFKLARRKNYTVAQAMHERKWMKGLERISSHNDLHSFLLLWEKIQSVNLSEARDTIDWIWTKDKKYTAKSAYSCQFIGSIAKPNAELIWRLKIERKVRFFLWTLAQNRLPTTDRLRAHGSDLNATCSLCLQLPETALHLFNTCLFAKDVWNKLCLARPLCYPSLPASIQSISHWWSVCSQRNKEQAVAAAYFAWHMWNERNRRVFNAKQCSLDDCSLLCTFLILNEKAEHLPFESKKTTPAIIEIELFGRNAEKKDILDGINNGKYCTDGLTVLPVVGPGGIGKTTFIQHVYREVKSSFDVMIWVCVSLSFNANRLTQEIVQNIPKVNGETENTVAEELIEQRLRHKRFLLVLDDMWTYHEYEWKKLLAPFEKGHERGNMVIVTTRIPETATMVKTIDYPVDLTRLGADDFMHLFEKYVFGDQEAWKDHPKLLDVGKEIVVNLKGFPLAAKTVGRLLRNQLTLDHWTRVLESKEWELQTSDYDIMPALKLSYDYLPFYLQQCFSYCGLFPEDYEFGSKELVHLWIGLDFLDSCDGRKTIEDVGLRYLNDLVNSGFLKKTEKDDGSHCYVVHDLLHNLAVKVSSSECLSISSSNVRYVHSSLSVRHLSIIVNESDVNDRLTFDDFKSDLSALHTKLKVEKLQTVMLFGKYHGSFAKAFGDLFAEAKALRVILLSEASYSYKLEDVFHNIWRFFHLRYLRIIAGDLTKLSLNSNISRFYHLRVLNFQQCNVNLGPLRAISNLVKLRHFLVKDIGFELKQIAQLAELGGLLRIHNIENVERKEEANKANLIHKNHLEKLILRWGVYGDNANSVQEQVLEILKPHSNLLDLHIEGHRGAACPSWLGGNLSVKNLESLCLHDIGWKTLPPLGELWSVGELGEERQSSIPSQSFQNLKRLELVKIPWLRRWVENSTCRLFSQLEVLIVKGCSELVELPFSRCQSEQEAANMTWFPRLQKLEIMDCPKLLSLPPIPWTLGPCSAEIMGVGSGFEELWYSKEHSSKLLSLSITGKGGQDGMFWNILAFSNLADLNEPRLKNRPPLPMDHLQKLTSLKSLEIENSSNVLSPTDSESDVTYKIPIECLSIRFCGSGEKELTQLLSHFPDLSDLAILDCEKITRVGVVEQQQQATRGEEEIALAAGEEAGLLLSSPHLQSLRIWRCLELSLLASSLQGLRSLNISRCSKFLSSCIWPLLAHGCLTDLAVYGTHKFFAGLEPPRTQNKEPTACKLQDVNTDDITGFLAMPIYSLLSSSITSLSFHHNHEVERFTKEQEDALQLLTSLEYLSFLKCGKLQCLPAGLHRLSSLQTLCIQHCEAIKSLPKDGLPTSLQFLHIIGCPSLKSLTKDGLPSSLEKLSIIDCPALKSLPSHGLPDSLRVLHVEDDGNSEELMRQCRKLKGIIPIIID; via the exons ATGGCGCCAACTATGCAGCATCTAATATCTATGAGCCAAAGTGCCTTCCTCAAAGGAAGATCGATCCAAGACAATTTTCTGTATGTTCAAAATCTCGTCCAGAGTTTACATAGAGCCAAGAAAGGGGCAATCTTCCTGAAGCTGGATATTGCGAAGGCATTTGATTCCGTCAGATGGGACTATCTGCTTGAGGTGCTCTGCCACATGGGCTTCGGACAGAGATGCCGTGATTTGATTGCAATCGTGCTATGCTCAACCTCCTCCAGAGTTATCCTCAATGGTGATCCGGGGCTGCCTTTCTACCATCGATGTGGCTTGCGACAAGGCGACCCACTCTCGCCTTTTTTGTTCCTGCTTGCTATAGAGCCACTACAGCGTATCTTCGCGTCTGCAACCGAAGCCGGGATCCTGAAGCCTATTGCACACAATTTGGCCTCCATCAGAGTCAGCCTTTATGCGGATGATGCTGCCCTATTTCTGAACCCGTGCAggtctgagatgatggcctcacaAGCAATCCTGGAAGCCTTTGGGAGAATCTCTGGACTCTACACCAACTTCAACAAGTCCTCGGCTTTCCCTATCTGTTGTGATGAGCTGGCAATTAATGAAGTGCTCTCCGAGTTTGCCGGAACAACTGACTCTTTCCCTTGCAAATATCTCGGGCTACCACTTAGCCTCCGCAACCTTAGGCGCGCCGACCTCCAAACTCTGATTGACAAGATAGCTGCGAAGCTCGCGGGATGGAAAGGCAAGCTCCTGAACAAAGCGGGAAGGCTAACATTGATCAACTCGGTCCTTACCTCTATCACCACCTACCTATTGACCATGTTCGCTCCTAGCAAGTGGCTGATCAAGAGGATCGACAAGCTTAGGAGAAGTTTTCTTTGGAAGGGCAGTGAGGAGGAGGCCAAAGGTGGGAGTTGTGCAGTCAACTGGCAGCTGGTTTGCTCACCAAAAAAGTACGGTGGACTGGGCATCAAAAACCTCTCCTCTTTTAGCAGAGCTCTACGGCTGCGGTGGGCCTGGTTCGCGTGGCAATGCCAACCTAGGCCCTGGTTTGGAATGAAACTCCCCTGCTCTGAAGCGGATATGCAACTCTTCCATGCCTCCACCAACATTCACCTTGGAAATGGGCAAACTGCGAGTTTCTGGAAGTCAAAGTGGTTGGATGGGGCCGCACCACGTGACCTTGCACCCTCCCTCTTCAAGCTGGCGCGCAGGAAAAACTACACGGTGGCTCAAGCCATGCATGAAAGGAAGTGGATGAAGGGGCTTGAAAGAATCAGCTCCCATAATGATCTGCACTCCTTTCTGCTTCTGTGGGAGAAGATTCAGAGTGTCAACTTATCTGAAGCAAGAGATACCATTGATTGGATCTGGACGAAGGACAAGAAATACACCGCCAAGTCTGCATATTCCTGTCAGTTCATTGGTTCGATTGCCAAGCCTAATGCTGAACTGATTTGGAGGCTCAAGATTGAAAGAAAGGTGAGGTTTTTTCTCTGGACTTTGGCTCAAAACAGACTCCCAACCACTGACAGGCTGCGAGCCCATGGGAGCGATCTTAACGCGACGTGCTCTCTCTGCCTCCAACTCCCTGAAACTGCACTCCACCTCTTCAACACATGCCTTTTTGCCAAGGATGTCTGGAACAAGCTATGCTTGGCACGGCCCTTGTGCTACCCTTCCCTGCCTGCTAGCATTCAGTCCATCTCTCATTGGTGGAGTGTTTGCTCCCAGCGCAACAAAGAGCAGGCCGTTGCTGCTGCTTATTTTGCTTGGCACATGTGGAATGAGAGGAACAGGAGGGTCTTCAACGCCAA GCAGTGTTCTCTGGACGACTGCTCCCTCTTATGTACATTCCTAATCTTAAATGAAAAGGCAGAGCACCTGCCGTTCGAGTCAAAAAAAACCACCCCAGCAATAATAGAGATTGAGTTATTTGGAAGGAATGCTGAGAAAAAGGACATTCTAGATGGCATTAACAATGGAAAATATTGTACCGATGGGCTCACCGTGCTTCCAGTTGTTGGCCCAGGGGGTATTGGGAAGACGACTTTCATACAACATGTTTATCGAGAAGTGAAGAGCTCTTTTGATGTTATGATTTGGGTATGTGTGTCTCTGAGTTTCAATGCAAATAGGCTGACACAAGAGATTGTGCAAAACATCCCTAAGGTTAATGGTGAAACGGAAAATACTGTTGCAGAAGAGCTTATTGAGCAGAGGTTAAGACATAAGAGATTTTTGCTCGTCTTGGATGATATGTGGACATATCATGAGTATGAGTGGAAAAAACTGTTAGCTCCCTTTGAAAAAGGACATGAAAGAGGTAATATGGTTATTGTCACTACCAGAATTCCAGAGACAGCAACAATGGTAAAAACAATTGATTATCCGGTAGATCTGACTCGCTTAGGAGCTGATGATTTTAtgcatttatttgaaaaatatgtaTTTGGCGACCAGGAGGCATGGAAAGATCATCCTAAATTGCTTGATGTTGGTAAAGAAATAGTGGTCAATTTGAAGGGTTTCCCTCTTGCAGCAAAAACTGTAGGTAGATTACTGAGAAACCAACTTACATTGGACCATTGGACAAGAGTTTTAGAAAGCAAAGAATGGGAGTTACAAACTAGCGACTATGACATTATGCCAGCTCTGAAGCTAAGCTATGATTACCTCCCTTTCTATCTTCAGCAGTGTTTTTCCTATTGTGGTTTGTTCCCCGAAGATTATGAGTTTGGTAGCAAAGAGTTGGTTCACTTATGGATAGGGCTTGACTTTTTAGATTCATGTGATGGAAGGAAAACAATTGAAGATGTTGGGTTGCGATATTTAAATGACTTGGTTAATAGCGGTTTTCTCAAGAAGACCGAAAAAGATGATGGCAGCCATTGTTATGTTGTTCATGACCTACTGCATAACTTGGCAGTGAAGGTTTCATCATCAGAGTGCCTTAGCATATCAAGTTCTAATGTGAGATATGTACACTCTTCCCTATCTGTACGTCACTTGTCTATCATTGTAAATGAGAGCGATGTCAACGACAGATTGACCTTTGATGATTTTAAGAGCGACTTGAGTGCATTACATACAAAGTTGAAGGTTGAAAAGCTACAAACTGTGATGCTATTTGGAAAATACCATGGAAGCTTTGCAAAGGCTTTTGGTGATTTGTTTGCAGAAGCAAAAGCCCTTCGTGTTATTCTTTTGTCTGAAGCATCTTATAGTTATAAGTTGGAGGATGTGTTCCACAACATTTGGAGATTTTTCCATCTTCGCTACCTAAGGATAATTGCAGGAGATTTGACAAAATTAAGTTTGAACAGCAATATCTCAAGATTTTATCACCTGAGGGTCCTTAATTTTCAACAATGCAATGTCAACCTTGGTCCTCTCAGAGCAATAAGCAACCTTGTAAAATTGCGGCATTTTCTTGTCAAGGACATCGGTTTTGAATTAAAGCAGATAGCACAGTTAGCAGAGCTTGGTGGGTTGCTGAGAATCCATAATATTGAGAATGTTGAACGAAAGGAAGAAGCGAACAAAGCAAACTTGATACACAAAAACCACTTAGAGAAGCTAATATTGCGATGGGGTGTTTATGGGGACAACGCAAATTCTGTGCAAGAACAGGTTCTCGAAATTCTAAAACCACATAGCAATCTCCTAGATCTGCACATTGAAGGGCATAGAGGTGCTGCTTGCCCGTCATGGCTAGGTGGGAACCTCTCGGTTAAAAATTTGGAATCTCTTTGTTTGCATGATATAGGTTGGAAAACTCTTCCACCTCTAGGAGAGTTGTGGTCTGTTGGTGAGCTTGGTGAAGAGCGTCAAAGTAGTATCCCAAGTCAAAGTTTTCAAAATCTGAAAAGGCTAGAATTAGTTAAAATACCATGGTTGAGAAGATGGGTTGAAAATAGCACTTGTCGTTTGTTCTCTCAGCTAGAAGTGCTCATTGTTAAAGGTTGCTCTGAACTTGTGGAGCTGCCATTTTCACGCTGTCAATCAGAGCAAGAAGCTGCAAACATGACTTGGTTTCCTAGATTACAGAAGCTCGAGATTATGGACTGCCCGAAACTGCTGTCATTGCCTCCTATCCCTTGGACTCTTGGTCCATGCTCTGCCGAGATAATGGGGGTTGGATCTGGTTTTGAGGAGCTGTGGTACTCAAAAGAACACTCGTCTAAACTATTAAGCTTGAGTATTACGGGGAAGGGTGGTCAAGATGGCATGTTCTGGAATATTTTAGCATTCTCTAATCTAGCTGATCTAAACGAGCCGCGCTTGAAGAATCGCCCTCCTTTGCCAATGGATCATCTCCAGAAGTTAACATCACTGAAGTCCCTCGAAATAGAAAATTCGAGTAATGTCCTGTCGCCGACCGACAGTGAGAGTGATGTCACATACAAGATACCAATCGAATGCCTCTCGATCAGGTTTTGTGGTTCTGGTGAGAAGGAATTGACACAGTTGCTCTCTCATTTTCCAGATCTCAGCGATTTGGCAATACTTGATTGTGAAAAGATAACAAGGGTTGGTGtggtggagcagcagcagcaggcgaCAAGAGGAGAGGAGGAAATAGCGCTAGCAGCAGGAGAAGAAGCTGGACTTTTGCTCTCGTCTCCCCATCTACAGAGCTTGAGAATCTGGCGTTGCTTAGAGCTGAGCCTACTTGCCAGTTCGCTCCAAGGCCTCCGCTCACTCAACATAAGTCGGTGCTCCAAGTTCCTTTCCTCATGCATATGGCCTCTCCTTGCCCATGGCTGCCTCACAGATTTAGCCGTATATGGGACCCACAAATTCTTTGCCGGTTTGGAGCCCCCACGGACGCAAAACAAAGAGCCCACAGCCTGCAAACTTCAGGATGTAAACACAGATGACATCACAGGCTTCCTTGCTATGCCCATCTacagcctcctctcctcctccatcaccaGCTTAAGCTTTCATCACAATCATGAGGTGGAGCGCTTCACTAAGGAGCAAGAGGATGCCCTTCAGCTCCTCACCTCCCTGGAGTACCTCAGTTTTCTAAAGTGCGGCAAGCTGCAGTGCCTCCCGGCAGGGCTACATAGACTTTCTAGCCTCCAGACATTGTGTATTCAGCATTGTGAGGCCATCAAATCGCTGCCCAAGGACGGCCTCCCAACTTCTCTGCAATTTCTACATATCATAGGCTGTCCTTCCTTGAAATCGCTAACCAAGGATGGCCTCCCTTCTTCTCTGGAAAAATTAAGCATCATTGATTGTCCTGCACTGAAATCACTGCCCAGTCACGGCCTCCCAGACTCACTGCGAGTGTTACATGTCGAAGATGATGGAAACAGCGAGGAGCTAATGAGGCAGTGCCGCAAGTTGAAAGGAATCATTCCAATAATCATAGACTGA